TGGAGCGCTCAGaatttctattaacttcagtgtttGTGAGTCTCAGCTCTCTGCATGAGAGAGGTCCAAACCAACTCCCATTTAAACCaattcccatttaagtcaatggaaagacaatTGTTGACTTCAGGGGACATTGAATCAGACCCTGAGTGTGTAAATTTTGGCAAGCAAATTTGAAATTGTCGGCCACATATTTGCAGCTGATTTCCATGTGAAAAATTGCAGCCTACTTGCTGTATGCCTACTATTCCATCTCTCCTGTGACTTAATTTACTATTCTAAACCCCTGAGTAACTTCAGACTGCTGACATGTTTAAAAATATCAACGTGCCAGCAAAatgttgccttttcttttttcagatgtgaaatccccccccccaaaataacccaTGACCAAGATGGGCAAGTGGCAACTTTTCTATATATGAAAATATCATGGATTTAAAGTTCATTATCTTGTGGGCATGCACCACTAAAAATGATGGTCTAATTTTTCAAAAcagtgactcatgattttggtTGCCTGACTTGAGACAgcatttcagaagtgctgagcaccttctctctgaaaattaggctccTGAAATGTGTCTAAAATTGGTACACCCAATATcattgagcacttttgaaaatgtagaccagCAGCTTTATGACACTGGAAAGAAAAGATACCCAACTTTCCCCAAGACGCACCACTCACTTCTAGCTCTAGAAAAATCACTGACACAAAGCCGGCAGAGGTGAGATAGCTGCATTCTGCACCAGCCGCCCCCTCCTCTGGCATATGGGGAGAGAAGTAATGTGTCCAGGGTATTCTAAGGGTGAAGAAAAGGCACGCTAGAGTAAAGCTTGGCTACATGTGATCCTCCACTAGCACAAGGTCACTTATAGACTTTAAGCAGTATTGTGGGTCAGCTACTTTAACATGTCAAGGCCAGGCAGCACAGGATTATGGATTTCTCCATGCAGTGCTACCTTCCACTGTGCCTGAGCTGAGCTCACACATGGTACAGAATTTATCCCATTGCCTTTAAATGTGTGACATATTAATGCTATTTTAGTCAATTTAAAAAGGGTTTTATGGCTCCCTCTGAGCACTGCACAGTTGAACTCATGACAATGAAGGCATCTGGCTTTGCAGGTAGAGGGATACAAAATCCAGTCCTAATTTCTTATTGAAGAGTTTCTAAAACATGCCTAATTTTTTTGCTCAGTAACAAGTGGCATGTCCAGAATACATGATGGTGTGGTGTGCTATAAAGGTTCTATTGTCATGAGTTTGGAATGATCTGCAGTGGTCACTCTGTTAACTGCAGTAGTCCACAAACCCCAGGGCAAGTTACCCATAGTTCTGAATTGTGCAGGCAGCCCTGATTTTTAATGAGCAGAAACATAAGTTATTTTCATATACTTGCAAATACTATTATAATTCACGAGCCGTATCAATGCTTCAGAAGTTAGAAATTAACTGACAATTTGCTGTGTTCCAGAGGCAAAGCAATAGCCATGCAATAGACAAACTAGGGCACACCTAGTTTATCACCTATTCTGCTTAAAGCATTTTTGGACTTTTTGGCATGTTTCCTTTTTCTGTATATACAGATAACCTGTGCATTGTAAATGGATCCCCTCATATATTTACAAGTACTcagattacattttaaattaaactgaacTTGTAGAATTGAATAATCTAACCTTAAACAACTAGAACTGTCAAGGGTTCTTTATCTCCATTCAAAGAGAGAAAATACCCAAATGTAAGCAACTACTAAACTTACAGTTTTACATTAGGATTGAAAAGGACAATATCAGGTGTTAAATGTAGTTTCAATATTGTAGAACTGCAGTGAACTGTTTTCCCCGGGGGTGAGTCAGGAAAACATGCCTTGCATGCTAATTAGCTTTAGCTCATGAAGTGCTTGCCATTGGCCTGGCAATATTATTGGTGAGCCCACTGTTACATGCTTGTCATATGAagctaatttaaataaaatattaaaaattgcaCTTCTACAGCAGCATGATGTGTAATATTTTCTCAGACCTAGCACATTCTGTTACAATCTCATTATGTGTGTGCGAACGTTTTTTAATGGAAAGGTCCAAAGGAGTTCAAGAGTGGACTGAGACACATGcccaagaaaaaatgaaaaaggaaaatcaGATTTAGTATCAAATCACAATAGCCAGATTTTCAGACCTTGATGCACTGGTATGATGGTAATTGGGCCATTGCATTTGTTCATCCTTCTCTTAATGGAGAGAACTGGACCTCAGGCAGGGCTCGGGGTGGCATGATGTATCACCATGCAAGGAGAACACTTAGGTATTCCAAAGAAACAAACCAGGttcaaaaaaataaagtaaatcaaGGGACCCACCTTGAGAATTTGTAAACCACAGATCTCCTGCAGTCTCCATGCTCAACACATTTAGTTCTTGAAGCCTTTCTCTCCTACCCTCTGGATGCTCCCTAACACTTAAATGTCCTCTTTAAAGATCAGTGACCAAAACTGTACTCAGTACTCCaaaagcagcatggcaaaggacTTGTATAGAGGAATCATCTCCTTTGTTTTCCAAATGTATTAAATCTCTTATCTATACATCCAAGCACCCTGTGATATTATGAGTTATTACTGTCAAGAAGATGGACATTGACGGCTTCATTGCTGTTGCCACATGACACTTCTTCTCACCGAATGCCCCTCACATCAGTACTGTCTAGGGATTGAGTGCTGTCTGGCTACTGTTGTAGTAATTTTCATGGCTCTGGAATGTctgtttaataataattaaggTGCAGGGCATTAATGACTGGTTAGAAGGAATTGATGGCTTATGGCCTCTACTGAGCCTTTCACCCTGCTCAGTCATTAATCCCAGGGAAATGCCCTGAAGTCAATATTGTtattataaaatgaaaaatatggatttttaaaCATGGCAATTGCAATTGGTATGTACACAGCATCGCTAGAGTAGTTGCCTATCAAATTGCTCTCAACATTCAGTTTAattcataattattattttttgcttgATTTTCAACCTTGCTTTAAAGGTTGTTAACCTTACTTCCCCATTGTCTATAAAGGGAGGCTGTAGTGATTAGCTCTAATACCTTAGATAGCTAAATACAACATATTATACACATAGTGTTACGAACTAAATTATTTTACATGTTTTGTGGGTGGTGCTCACCTGATGCACCTAAAGACCAAATTCTGTTTAGCCATAAAACAAGCACAGCATGGGCAGTGGTATGGCAAACTTCCTCAATGCCTCACCAGCGTGGCTCAAACTTGATGCAGACAGGCCATGTTTAATAGTGAGAAAGTCATCCTGTTTCCATGCCCATGTAATCCTTAGTTTGACTGCTGGGACGGATAAGGATGTCTGCCAGGAAAAAttatagtattatttttattagataAATATATGGAGTGTCCATCACTATGGAGTGTCTGGTGGAAACCATGTGTTGCTGATATAAAGAATATGACTCTACTAACAAACTATAAGCATAACATTTTTGGTGGAGAATacgaccaggggttctcaaactgggggttgggacccctcagggggtcacaaggttcttacatggggcggggaggggagttgCGAGCTGTCGCCCTACAGCCCAAACCCCACTTTccctccagtatttataatggtgttaaatatataaaaagtgtttttaatttataaggagggagtcgcactcagaggctttccatgtgaaaagggtcaccagtacaaaagtttgagaaccactgtgataGACTATAGCTTAAAACTGTAAAAGTCTAAcaatctgatccaaagtccattgaagtaaatgtaaATCTATTTCCTGACTTCGGTGGGTTTTGGATTAAGCCCTAATGTTGAACAATACTTCCTTTGTCACATAATGGCCCATATTCTACCCCATCATTGTGcaaactcccattgctttcaatgaGATATCTGTGTCTGAAATAAGGGTAAACTACAGcaactttttgtttcttttgtactATTTATTATACTTAATGATTTCACATTTTGAtgatttactattctttttagcAACTATATTTTGTAattgaagttatttaaaaatacattgtagAGGGCCCAGTACCATAgcgtcctggtccatgattagggctcctaagtgctatggcaatacaaaaataaaataagataaaataaaataaggcaGAGCGTGTAATTGGAGTAAAAACTTCAAATTAATGAGTTATAGGCCTGGTCCAAACCCCCGCTTAAGTCAGTGGGAATGTTTCTGttggtttcagtgggctttgaattatGCCTTGTGTTTCCCAGTTCTACTCCCCGGGGCAAATCACTTAGAagctgattctgatttcatttcagTGAAGCAAGTGGAGttcctggtgtaactgagattagaatctggcctTTATCCTTCAGGTTTTGCCTTTATTAGAATTTAAGAAATCTTTCCATTGTTATCTCTGGTTCAACTAAATTAGTGTTAACAGCCCGGGTTTGGGtttaatttataattttattatatCTACATATttatggtcccaatcctgcagagCACGTTAGCACCTTCCTAacaagtgaaatcaatgggaccactcaGGTTTGCAAAGTGACACACCTTCTCAAGAGCTTGGCAGGCCTAGGACCTCTATCTCTGTATGTGATTATAAAATATGGTACAGCTTCATTTTGTGCAACATCCTCAGTACAAACTCTACCACAAAGTGCTTTATagagttaaataataaataataggagAGAGAAATATATAGGCAAGGCAGGAGAGAGATGATTGCTGATGAGATTTGAAAAGAGATGAAGATGAAGATGGAGGTTTTAGGAATTAAATATTAACACCAAAGAAAGCTGGATTTGAATGGAActgattgtttttctctgctgtgGAATTTCACGGCTTTATTTCCTACCCACTGGCCAGGGATGCCAGGCTTCCTGTCAAAACGCTCAGTAAATTCACTGTACTTAGAGTCTATTTTTAAGAGATGGCAAAGGATCGCAATTAGCTAACTACAGCCCTCTCCGATTCCAAACGTCTGCTTTGTCCTCTGATTCACCTTTCTGCTTATTTACTGACTCTTAACAATTCCCATAGGAAGCTGGCTGAAGCGTTGGAAAATGCATCGGCAATCCAGCCCTCTCGCAAAGATGGGAAAGAACTACCACTGAATTGTGACCTGCCACCCTGCACACGCGGCTTCAGAGCCCCATCAACAAGCCGCTCTTCCTTAGAGATAACAGCAGAGAGGCCCTGGTGATGCAATTTGAGATACAGGAAGAGGAGATGGGAAGCTGCTTTAAAACAGCCCACAGTCTGCTAAGCCACACTTTAGTGGACTTCTCCTAGTATTTGGCTGGCAGCACAGTATTCAGGAAAATGTTCTCACTATTTCTGCAGGTGATTTCCAACCAAGTGGTGGAGATGAGAAAGTAAAGTAACTAGGATGGAGTGAATCATTGAGAAGTCTTTCCTAGGATCAAAGGCGTGTTGGGAGGGAAGTTATTTTAATTGTGCATCTGATAGCCTGCAGTGTAAGGATGTCCTCAGGAGCCAGCCTTACTAGCTGATAAAGTACTTTCTTCAATAAATGATACAAGGGAGTTCCGGTATGAAAGACAAGAAGGTAGGATCATTCCACAGCATAGGCTAGAACTAGTACACCATGTTTACACTTCCTGCCATGTAATAGCCATAGTCTCATACACGTTTGGATTTTTTCTGGTCTATATTGCATTCGTTATATAGGTAAGTGAATCTTAAGAGACTGATAAGAGGATTAGGGTGTAAGAAGAGCTTTACATAGTAAACTGTTCTCTTCAAGTATCAGGAAAGTGGCAGCTGCTCTCCCCGCCCTCCAAGTACCATATACTTCCCGCATTTGTTCAAATCCGGGAGGTTCTGACGTGAGGTCAGAATCCAAAGGTGCGGAGTAAAAGCAAAGTCAATGCAAACTGGTGCAAAGGTCGTTGTTCGTCTCCCACGTGACTCTCTGGGCTCTCCTGAAGAAATGCATCGGGGGTTTCACCTCAGCGAGGCTTCTAGCCTCTTCCCAGACACCTGCCTCTAGCATTTCTCAGTCCCCCTCATCTTTTATTTCCAGAAGGGCTGAGCCATGTGCCGGATTGTCCCTTTCATCCCCACTGGAACGCTCTCTCCCCAGGTGGCGGGCAGCTCCTCACTCGCAACGGGCCcgttgctgcagctgggggtggggatgggctgGGGAGAAAGAGGCCGCAATGTACAGGTCAGGGCTTCGGAacggagggggaggagcagctaTTGCACCTTGGCTCGTGTGGGAAACACCCTCCCCGCGAAGGACCGTGTTATATAACCGAAGGACAGGGAGCAGTGGCCAGCTACAGCTGCAGTGGGGTGCTCCGGCTGTGCTTGTTGGTACTGTCAGCCTCGGAGGCATCGCTGGGGCTCATGTAGGCGCCTCGCTAGAGGGATTTTGCTTTCCAAATCCGCATCTCCTTCGCTCATACCCACACTGCCCACCAAATCGGATTTTCCCCTTGGTGACAGCGCCTGCCCGTCagctggatgctgcagggagcCCGTGCGCCCCGCCGCGCTCTCCCGCGGGCGCTGTCAGGATGCACCGGCCCCTCGTCTCAGGTGGGGCTCCATGGGCTCCTCTTCTGAGGGAGAGAATTTTCTCGTAGGACGGGCCGGGCTTTCTCACAGGGCGCGGGAAGGGGGGTCTCCCTGGCGCCTGCAGATTTCACAAGGCTGCGCGAGGAGCTTCTCCCGGCGCCCGCttctcccctgctctgcagagcccGCACCTCACCCCTCCCGctcgccccagccccaccgctccttcccccccagccctcctctcatctctgccccctcactccccctgccccctccaccccgctccactcctcctcctcctccccctcctccccctcctcgcTCCTCTTCTCCCGCACGCTCCCCTCTCGATTCCACAAGTGCCGCTCACTTCGCTCGGCTCGCTGGGAGCTGCCGGGGCTGGGGAGCCCGCCAGGCAGGGGGCGGCTCGGCGCCCcgctcctgcccctgctgcccgCGCGGACCAGGCTGCTGCAGGCGCGAGCGGGCTGAGCGAGCGCGTGGCCCCGCGCCCGAGCCCCTGTATGTTCGGCCCCTGGCGCAGCGCAGCAGCCAGCAGctcgggcggcggcggcggcggcatcgcagcggccgggctgggaggcaggatgcAGGGCTTCCTCCGGCTGGCCCTCGGCTGCTTGGTGGCGGACCTGCTCACGCTGGTGTGCCGGGCGCAGGAGAAAGCCGGGCAGCACCTGGGCAGCATCGTGGTGCTCTCCGGGGGGAACCACTCCAGCTTTGGGGAGCACGGAGACGCCTCGGAGCCGCCCCCGACCCCGGACTTCTGCCGGGGCTACTTCGACGTGATGGGCCAGTGGGACCCGCCGTTCAACTGCAGCTCGGGGGAGTTCGTCTTCTGCTGCGGCACTTGTGGCTTCAGGTTCTGCTGCAAGTTCAAGAAGACCCGGCTGGATCAAAACACCTGCACGAACTACGAGACGCCGGTGTGGATGAACACGGGGAAGCCCCCTGCCCGCATCGACGACCCCCTGCACGACCCCACCAGGGATAAAACCAACCTCATCGTCTACATCATCTGCGGGGTGGTGGCGGTCATGGTGCTGGTGGGGATCTTCaccaagctggggctggagaaggCGCACAGACCGCAGCGGGAGCACATGTCCAGGTAAGGCTCGGCGCCaggggcccctccccccacccggaGACCATACCGGCGCCCATGTGTTCCTGCTACGCGAACGACTCCCGCCAGCCAGGCTTTGCGGCAGGGCCAGGCTAGACAGACCAACTTTGGAGGGCAGGGCTGCGCCCCAGACCCGGCTTCTGACTCACACGGCCAGGAGCACCAGGCAGCACTGCTGAGGCTGCCCAGCCACTACCCCGCTTTTAAGCTGCAGTGctcgcctccctcccctccaagagcCAACAACTGTTCTTGGAAATATTGTCTCAGAACAAAAAAGCCCAAGTCCAGGCACAAATGCGGGGTCTGAATCAGCCTCAAGGGGGGCGGCTGGGTCTCCCCGTCAAGCCCCTGACAAGGTTTTTACTTCTCAACAGAAGGATGTAAACAAATcccatccctctctccctctctttcccacTGCAAAATGGTGTTGACAGGACTTTCCCACCCCAGCTCTTTGTCCTGAAAATGAGGTTGGGGGGTAGAGAGGGAG
The Eretmochelys imbricata isolate rEreImb1 chromosome 10, rEreImb1.hap1, whole genome shotgun sequence genome window above contains:
- the SHISA9 gene encoding LOW QUALITY PROTEIN: protein shisa-9 (The sequence of the model RefSeq protein was modified relative to this genomic sequence to represent the inferred CDS: deleted 1 base in 1 codon), giving the protein MGSSSEGENFLVGRAGLSHRAREGGLPGACRFHKAARGASPGARFSPALQSPHLTPPARPSPTAPSPPALLSSLPPHSPCPLHPAPLLLLLPLLPLLAPLLPHAPLSIPQVPLTSLGSLGAAGAGEPARQGAARRPAPAPAARADQAAAGASGLSERVAPRPSPCMFGPWRSAAASSSGGGGGGIAAAGLGGRMQGFLRLALGCLVADLLTLVCRAQEKAGQHLGSIVVLSGGNHSSFGEHGDASEPPPTPDFCRGYFDVMGQWDPPFNCSSGEFVFCCGTCGFRFCCKFKKTRLDQNTCTNYETPVWMNTGKPPARIDDPLHDPTRDKTNLIVYIICGVVAVMVLVGIFTKLGLEKAHRPQREHMSRALADVMRPQGPCTTDHMERDLNIVVHVQHYENMETRPPANNLHGSQMNNVVPTSPLLPQMAHPHSYPSIGQITNPYEQQPPGKELNKYASLKAVGGYDGDFPVMTLKSKADKVNDDFYSKRRHLAELAAKGSLPLHPVRREEDRTYTPDNGTTRQNGQKSKVSKMHTHPLAYNSNFKTWDPSVQSLRRQTYANKGKHSTGEPAASDPLTTRNQHYLPPQPYFITNSKTEVTV